In Armatimonadota bacterium, a single genomic region encodes these proteins:
- a CDS encoding formate--tetrahydrofolate ligase yields MKSDLEIAQEAELWPITDIARGLGLLDEEVEPYGRYKAKVSLDVLSRLRERPNGKYIAVTGMTPTPLGEGKTLTTIGLAQALCRIGHTAIATIRQPSLGPTFGIKGGAAGGGYSQVVPMEDFNLHLTGDTHAVAAAHNLLAALVDNHLMHGNRLGIDPHTITWPRVVDISDRALRQIVIGLGGRENGVPREARFDIAVASEVMAVLGLASDLLDLRARLGRIIVAQTQDRRPVTAQDLGAAGAMTVLLREALRPNLLQTLEHTPVFVHTGPFGNIAHGNSSLVADQIGLKLADYVVTESGFGSDLGFEKLCDIKCRAGGLRPDAAVIVCTVRALKAHSGRYRVVAGRPLDPGLQREDLSAVEAGLGNLTKHIE; encoded by the coding sequence GTGAAGAGCGACCTGGAGATCGCGCAGGAAGCGGAGCTATGGCCCATTACTGACATCGCCCGTGGCCTAGGGCTCCTGGACGAAGAGGTGGAGCCCTACGGACGCTACAAGGCGAAGGTCTCCCTGGACGTGTTGTCCCGGCTCAGAGAACGGCCCAACGGCAAATACATTGCCGTCACTGGCATGACCCCTACCCCCCTTGGTGAGGGGAAGACGCTCACCACCATCGGTTTGGCCCAGGCACTGTGTCGCATTGGCCACACCGCCATCGCCACCATCCGCCAGCCCAGCCTCGGGCCCACGTTCGGGATTAAAGGAGGGGCCGCCGGCGGAGGCTACTCCCAGGTGGTGCCGATGGAGGACTTCAACCTCCACCTCACGGGTGACACCCATGCCGTGGCCGCCGCCCACAACCTCCTGGCCGCCCTCGTCGACAACCACCTGATGCACGGCAACCGCCTGGGCATCGACCCGCATACCATCACCTGGCCACGAGTGGTGGACATCTCCGACCGGGCGCTGCGGCAGATCGTGATCGGCCTGGGCGGGCGGGAGAACGGGGTGCCGCGCGAGGCCCGCTTCGACATCGCCGTGGCCTCCGAGGTGATGGCGGTGCTCGGCCTGGCTAGCGACCTGCTCGACCTGCGCGCCCGCCTGGGACGGATCATCGTGGCGCAAACGCAGGACCGGCGGCCGGTCACGGCGCAGGACCTGGGCGCCGCCGGGGCGATGACGGTGCTGCTGCGGGAGGCGCTGCGGCCCAACCTGCTCCAGACCCTGGAGCACACGCCGGTGTTCGTGCATACCGGCCCGTTCGGCAACATCGCCCACGGCAACTCCTCCCTGGTGGCCGACCAGATTGGGCTCAAACTGGCGGACTACGTGGTGACGGAGAGCGGCTTTGGCAGCGACCTCGGCTTCGAGAAGCTGTGTGATATCAAATGCCGGGCGGGTGGCCTGCGCCCGGATGCCGCCGTGATCGTCTGCACGGTGCGGGCGCTTAAGGCCCACTCCGGCCGCTACCGGGTAGTGGCCGGGCGACCCCTGGATCCCGGTCTGCAGCGCGAGGACCTGAGCGCGGTGGAGGCCGGGCTGGGCAACCTCACCAAGCACATCGAG